CGAATCCGCCGGCACCGTGCTGTGGAACGGGCCGATGGGCGTCTTCGAGGTGCCCGAGTTCGCGGCCGGCACCCGCGGCGTCGCTGAGGCGGTGGCTGACGCGACGGACCGCGGCGCGACCACGGTGATCGGCGGCGGCGACTCCGCGGCCGCCGTCGCGGAGATGGGGCTGGAGGAGCGCATCTCCCACGTCTCCACCGGCGGCGGCGCTTCGCTGGAGTTCCTGGAAGGCAAGACGCTGCCCGGGGTTGCCGCGCTGTCGGACCGGGAGGCCCCGTGACGCTGCGCAAGCCGGTCCTCGCCGGCAACTGGAAGATGCACATGGGCCCGTCGGAGACGCGGGCGTTCTTTGCGGACTTCCTCGCCGCCTGGCCCGCGCACGACGACCGCAGCGTCGTCTTCTTCCCGCCCGCCGTGTCCCTCGCCGCCGCGCGCGAAGCCCTTGGCGGACGGGAGGACGTGCTGCTCGGCGTGCAGAACGTCCACTGGGAGGTGAAGGGCGCATTCACGGGCGAGACATCCGCGCCGATGGCGGCGGATGCGGGTGCGCAGGCCGTCCTCGTGGGTCACAGCGAGCGCCGCCACGTCTTCGGCGAGACGAACGACGAGACGGCGAAGAAGGTCCGCGCCGTGCTCGACGCCGGCCTCGTCCCCATCCTCTGCGTAGGCGAGACCATCGGCGAGCGCCGCGCCGGGAGCGCGGACTCCGTCGTCCGCCAGCAGCTGGACGCCGTCTTGTCCACCCTGTCGGCGGAAGACGCCGAGCG
This window of the Longimicrobiaceae bacterium genome carries:
- the tpiA gene encoding triose-phosphate isomerase — its product is MTLRKPVLAGNWKMHMGPSETRAFFADFLAAWPAHDDRSVVFFPPAVSLAAAREALGGREDVLLGVQNVHWEVKGAFTGETSAPMAADAGAQAVLVGHSERRHVFGETNDETAKKVRAVLDAGLVPILCVGETIGERRAGSADSVVRQQLDAVLSTLSAEDAERLAIAYEPVWAIGTGETASPEDAGAMHRVVRETLAAAFGPERAAATPVLYGGSVKPDNARELLATDGVDGVLVGGASLDPGGFAAICGATG